The sequence below is a genomic window from Sorangiineae bacterium MSr12523.
ATATCGTTGCGCGATTTCCTCTCGGTAGCCGGCTTCGCATTTTGCCCAATCACGCCTGCGCAACGGGAGCGCAATTCCCCGAGTACCACGCGCTTGACGGACACGGACTTACCCGGTGGAGCCGGTTGCACGGTTGGTGAGTCATCGGTGCGGGCGCGGTCCTCAACCCCGGAGCTTGAGAGAATGAAGAAAAAGGCGAATAAGCTGCTGTTGGACACACTGCAAAATATCGCCGAGGGGTTAGCCGAGACGTTCGCCCCATTCTGCGAGGTGGTTGTTCACGATCTGCGCAACCCAGGAAACGCGATTCACGGAATTTACAACAATCTGAGCGGTCGCGGCATAGGAGAGCCAGCTACCGAGCTGGGCTTGGCGCGCATTCGCGATCCGGGGTTTCCCGCGCGCTTCTCCAACTACGCGAACACGTTCTCGGATGGCCGAAAGGTGAAGAGCACATCAATCGGTATCAAGGACGATAGCGGCGCGTATGTCGCCGCCCTATGCATCAACGTCGACCTGACACTTTTTCAAAGCTTTCAGAGCGCGATTTCGCAGTTTACGCGAATCGATGACGGCCGAATCCACGAACACCTGGATCGAACCCCGGCGGAACGTATTCATGCAAGGATCGACGAATTTGCGGCATCGAGAGCAACTACGGTGCGCTCGCTGAGCGCAATGGACAGAAAACAGCTTGTACAAGAACTAAAAAAGGAAGGCCTTCTGGAGGTTCGTCGAGGCGCCAACATCGCGGCTGCACACATGGGAGTCTCCCGCGCCACCATCTATGGCGACGCCAAGTGAGGCCCCCCACCGGCAAAGCCATCTTATTCGACTTATTGACGGCGCTGCTCGACTCATGGACAGCCTGGAATCAGGCCGCCGGCAACGAAGCCGCTGGCCGCCGATGGCGTGCACGCTACCTCGAGCTCACTTACGCCTGCGGTCCCTACCGTCCCTACGAGGAGCTGGTGCGAGAGGCGGGGAGAGATATCGGCCTCAACCCAGGAGCGGCCGATCGCCTGGAATTCGGCTGGCCCGACCTCCAACCCTGGAGTGGGGCGACGGAAGCTGTTCTTGCACTCGCGACGAGCCATCCCCTGGGCATCGTCACGAATTGCTCGACGCGATTGGGCCGGCTCGCCGCCAAGTGCATTCCCGTAGACTGGCAAGTTATCGTTACCGCCGAAGAAGCAGGTTACTACAAGCCGCACCCTCGCCCATACGAGCTCGCGCTGAAGCAGCTCGGTGTATCGGCGACGCACGCGCTCTTCGTTGCGGGATCTGGCTATGACCTATTCGGCACCACCGCCGTAGGTTTGCCAACCTATTGGCATAATAGGGTCGGTCTCCCGTTGCCGCACGACGCCCCTGCCCCCGACGTCGAGGCACGCGACCTCACGGGCCTCGCCACATGGGTGAATGCACACGGCGCAGCCCAATCGGTCCCGCGTTGACAATGCCATGTACCGTTAGGTCGAACGCAACTCGCGTCTCGAGTTACCGTCGTGCAACATGCAAATCCGATGGATTGCGGCGCTTTTATGTGAGAGGTGTCTGGCGCCGCCTCCGCCGCGAAGTGCGAACGAAAGCGCAGCATCCAGTAGGTACCTATCGGGAACTCGACACCAACCTCGCCACGCTGAAAGCGCAATCGCGCGCTACGATGCGCCAAGCGAAACGCACGAAGAGCCAAGAGCTCACGCGTGCGGCGTTCTCGGTCGCGGCATGCGATATACGGTCTTAGATTGCGCCGAGCCTCGACCGTGGGCGGAGAGTCGGTAGGTGACATCCTCAAGACATTCTTGCGTCCGAGCACACGGCGGCCGTTCCTAAGGCGCTTTTTCCGGGCGAGTTCCTCCGCCGCTTGCACCGCCTTTGCAATCTGGTTCCTCCAAGCGTCCTCACTCAGGCCTTCGTAGCCTTCGAGTGGTTCCGGCTTGAGCGTAACCTCCTCCGGCATTGTCCCGTCCGCACGGAAGAAGATGCGCGGGCGCTTGACGGTTTTTGCCCGATTCCTGAGGTGAAGGCTGTACGAGGATGCTCCAGGCCAGTCCGCAATGCGGTCGACGAGATCGCTCGATACTGGATTTGCAAGCAAATAGACGAGCTTCTCGAAGGCATCGCTTGGAGTAACCAAATGGACCGCGTTTGGCTGTTCGGTCGCCCAAAGATTTTCCCATCGACCACGGTACGTGTTCATCACCTTTGCGACCATCTTGTGAAAATGCGCGAGGAACTCCGGGAAGTTGGCTCGGTTATCACGCACGAGCACGTGCTCGTGATTGCTCATTGCGACCCAACCGTGCAACGTAATACCAAATCGCTCGGCAGCCTCCCCCAAGCAGTACTCGTACGCCTCCTCTACGAACCGATCGGGGCGTAGCAGATACTGCCTCTGGGTACAGCGGCGAGTGAGCAAATAGGTCCGGCCTTCGACTACTTGTCGTGCGATTGTCACGAATCCGCTCGTCAGCAGGTTCGAGGCCATTGCGAACTCGCGTAATTCTCGATGCTTCTGCACTTCGCTGCCTGTCCCGGACAGTCAGCCACCTGTCCCGGCCACCTAGCTCTACCCATAATGGTGAGGCACGCGGATCTCAACTCGGGAGCGGCTTGCTCACTGTCCGCCCATCCCGCGCCCTCCCCCGCCACGCACAAGAACTATGGCGCGAAGTCAACCGAATAGACGACGGAGACGTCACCACCTCGTGGACGCGGGAAGATCAAGGAAAACATCGTGCGCGCAATGCACGGGACGATCGCGGGACGTACGTCGGACTCCACGTGGCCGGTAGCTACCTTGCCGTCCGCTCGTATGACAAAGTGCATGTCGACACGCATGGGCGGCTGGTCGTCCATATCCTCATAGCACTGGCGCAACTCAGGAAACTTTGCGCGCACCGTCTGTTGGATCATGGCCTGCGACAAGCCCTCGCTCGGAGGTGCTGCCTTTCGAGTAGCCCAGGAGGTGTGCGCGACGGATAAGCAACTCAGGAACCCTACGCCGAGGAAAAACGTTCTTCGTCGAGACATGCGCCTGCTCAACGCATGGGGCATGCCGCCGTTGTGCGCGGGAACTCGCAGTCGCCGGATGCACGAACTTCCGCGAAATTCGTCCCACGCTGTTCCGCAACCCAGGTGCCCTCATGGAAGCGCGCCTTCCGACGCGGCAACCGGTGTTCCCATCGAGTTGGGGCTCGAAGCCCGAGTCCAGCTCAGCTGCGTGTACTCCATTCGAGCTATTGCAACGCCGTCCCGGGTGACGAGGTTGAATCCACCGGGAGTGCGCGCACCTCCCGGGTTGCGCATTGCAACATCTCACGTTGCGCGGACGCAACCGCGGAACGTGTCGCACGCGCATCATTTCCGCGTTTGGGCGGCCGGTACGCAAGTTGTTTTTCCAATGACGAAGAAGGTAGGTCGGTGATGGGCAACACAATATCGAAGATATGTCATGACAGGGTACTGCCCCAGGAGCTCTCAAGGCCTCAACGCACGCTGGCCCTACGCAGTGGTGCCCTAAGGGCCGTGCTGGAATTCCGCAAACTATGGGTAAACGGGTCGACTCTTCGAGTGCGCTTCCTGGACGGAACGGAAAACCAGCGGGCGATTGCGCGCGAACAAGCACTGTGGTGGACGCGCCACGCCAATCTCAAGTTCGAGTTTGGCAACGCTCCAGATGCCGAAATTCGCATTTCGTTCGATCCGAGCGACGGCGCGTGGTCCTGGGTTGGCACGGACTGCAAGAAAATCCCGCAAAACGAAGTGACGATGAACCTCGGATTCCTCGATGGGGGCACCGCGGCACACGAATTCGGCCACGCCATCGGCTTGGGGCACGAGCACCAGAACCCGGCCGGCGGAATCGAGTGGAACGAAGACGTGGTCATCCGCGAACTCGGCGGTCCGCCGAACAACTGGACTCCAGAACAGGTGCACTTCAACGTTCTCCAGAAGTATGCCACTGACCAAATCCGGGGGACGCAGTTCGACCCCGATTCGATCATGCTTTACTTCTTTCCCGCGAGTTGGACCAAGAACGGAGTCGGCACCAAGGCCAACGAGACGCTATCGGCCTTGGACAAGTCGTTCATCGCAAGTGCCGCGGCATACCCTCCTAGCGCCGCGCAAAGCGTCGAGCTCCATGTCAACGGCGCAGCCAAGTCGGCCTCCATCGGTGCGCCTGGCGAAGAGGACGTCTATCAATTCACGGCAAAGACGAAGGGGCGCTACATCATCGAGACGGGAGGGCCGACCGACTTGGTGATGAAGCTTTTCGGACCAAATAGCCAAACCGCGCTCATCGCCGAAGATGACGACAGCGGCGTCGGATTCAACGCTCGGATCATCGCCACCCTCGCGCCGGGTCGCTACTTCGTGCAGGTTCGCCACTTCAACGAAGTTGGCGGAACGGGCTCTTACTCGGTCAAAGTCGTCCATTCGTAACTCGCGACGGGGCGCGCGAGCCCTCGGCAAGAAAGCGGCCAAGCTCGCGCACGAACTTCCTGGGTTGCTCAAAAAGCGGCAGGTGCCCCGATCGTTCGAATCGCACCACACGGACATTCGGCGCCGCCTCCGCGATGGCCATCTGCCCCGCGTACGGATACGGCGTCGATTTCATGCCAATCATGAGCGTGACGGGCATTGCGAGGTTCTTCAACGATGGCCGGTAATCATGCCCTCCTGCGAGGTACGCGGCGATGTACGTGCGCGCATCGCGCAGCGAGAGGGGAAACTGACTCGCAACCCAGGAAGGGAGCAAAAAGAACCGCCGGAGGGGCGCCTCCATGCGAGGTGTCCCGAAGGTCCACGCCGCGATCCTGGCAAAGGACTCGGCCGCGCGCACCCGGTCCACGGTGGGCAAATCGGCGAGCTCTCGCGCGTTGGGGAACCGGCCCAAAATCTCGGCAAAGACGCGAAACTCGTCGAAGCACGCGTCCTGCCTTTCGCCGAAGAGGCCATGCCGCCATCCCTCGCGATTGCCAACGCAGGGCGATTGTTCGATGTGGAGGTACGCCCGAACACCGGCCAGTCCCGCGCGATGGTTCATGTGCAAGGCGGTGGTGCCGCCCAGCGAAATCCCGCCTAGGAGGAAATTGCGCAAGCGGAAGTGCGCGATGACGTCGTGCACGTCCATGGCGTGGCTCTCGAACACGTCATCGCGCTCGATCGCCAGGTGCGACGAGCGGCCAAATCCACGAAAATCGGGCAGGATGAAGCGATACCGACGCGCAAAAGGCAGCACGAACGGCAGCCAGAGCATGCTGTTCATGCCCAGACCGGGCAACAGGACCACGGGGGTCCCCTGCCCCACGACCCGCACATAGAGGCCCCGCCCGTCCCGCATTGCAACAAAAGGCATGCCAGGCCCTTACCATGCCGCGGCGATATGTTCCTGGGTTGCGGAACGCGCCATAATGGTACACCTCCGTCCCACCATGAGACGAGCCTGGGCTTCTCTATTTCTCGCGGGGGTGTGCCTTGCGTGTGCGGGGGCCTCTTCGAACTCGGCATCCGGTCCTTCGGTGACGGAGGCGGCGGGGGAGCGTGCCGACAGGTTGCGCTTCGGCGGGGGCTTTCTGACCATGCCCGATGGCGTCTCGGTTTGGTACAGAGTTTCGGGCCCGCCTCGAGCGCCTACCCTCCTCTTCCTTCACGGCGGCCCGGGCTACAACTCCTTGGCGTTCGAGCAGAGTGCCGGCAAGGAGCTCGAATCTCGGTACCGCGTCGTCTACGTCGACCAAC
It includes:
- a CDS encoding PAS domain-containing protein gives rise to the protein MKKKANKLLLDTLQNIAEGLAETFAPFCEVVVHDLRNPGNAIHGIYNNLSGRGIGEPATELGLARIRDPGFPARFSNYANTFSDGRKVKSTSIGIKDDSGAYVAALCINVDLTLFQSFQSAISQFTRIDDGRIHEHLDRTPAERIHARIDEFAASRATTVRSLSAMDRKQLVQELKKEGLLEVRRGANIAAAHMGVSRATIYGDAK
- a CDS encoding HAD-IA family hydrolase, yielding MRPPTGKAILFDLLTALLDSWTAWNQAAGNEAAGRRWRARYLELTYACGPYRPYEELVREAGRDIGLNPGAADRLEFGWPDLQPWSGATEAVLALATSHPLGIVTNCSTRLGRLAAKCIPVDWQVIVTAEEAGYYKPHPRPYELALKQLGVSATHALFVAGSGYDLFGTTAVGLPTYWHNRVGLPLPHDAPAPDVEARDLTGLATWVNAHGAAQSVPR
- a CDS encoding M12 family metallopeptidase; its protein translation is MRFLDGTENQRAIAREQALWWTRHANLKFEFGNAPDAEIRISFDPSDGAWSWVGTDCKKIPQNEVTMNLGFLDGGTAAHEFGHAIGLGHEHQNPAGGIEWNEDVVIRELGGPPNNWTPEQVHFNVLQKYATDQIRGTQFDPDSIMLYFFPASWTKNGVGTKANETLSALDKSFIASAAAYPPSAAQSVELHVNGAAKSASIGAPGEEDVYQFTAKTKGRYIIETGGPTDLVMKLFGPNSQTALIAEDDDSGVGFNARIIATLAPGRYFVQVRHFNEVGGTGSYSVKVVHS
- a CDS encoding alpha/beta hydrolase, whose protein sequence is MPFVAMRDGRGLYVRVVGQGTPVVLLPGLGMNSMLWLPFVLPFARRYRFILPDFRGFGRSSHLAIERDDVFESHAMDVHDVIAHFRLRNFLLGGISLGGTTALHMNHRAGLAGVRAYLHIEQSPCVGNREGWRHGLFGERQDACFDEFRVFAEILGRFPNARELADLPTVDRVRAAESFARIAAWTFGTPRMEAPLRRFFLLPSWVASQFPLSLRDARTYIAAYLAGGHDYRPSLKNLAMPVTLMIGMKSTPYPYAGQMAIAEAAPNVRVVRFERSGHLPLFEQPRKFVRELGRFLAEGSRAPSRVTNGRL